A stretch of the Aspergillus puulaauensis MK2 DNA, chromosome 6, nearly complete sequence genome encodes the following:
- a CDS encoding uncharacterized protein (COG:C;~EggNog:ENOG410PG98;~InterPro:IPR012133,IPR037396,IPR008259,IPR013785, IPR000262;~PFAM:PF01070;~go_function: GO:0003824 - catalytic activity [Evidence IEA];~go_function: GO:0010181 - FMN binding [Evidence IEA];~go_function: GO:0016491 - oxidoreductase activity [Evidence IEA];~go_process: GO:0055114 - oxidation-reduction process [Evidence IEA]): MQTNPTTYAAHTFEAGLHDQKPTITFQSEQWEALAEKALPATSFGYVWGSAGRRETDERNLTAFKKWALLPSRLVETNRLPNLKTTLFGQTYDYPVAMAPVGVQKIFHPDGELAAARAAEEEGVTYIVSTAAATSMEDIAAVREEEGGGGDFKQGGDGTKSLSGPEWYQLYWPSNDHPEITASLLTRAKNAGYKVLVVTLDTYMLGWRPSDLDNGYNPFLRKDNIGVQMGFSDPVYRGHFKTKYGKEIEEDMSTAAAEWAHIIFPGSNHSWNDIQHLQRLWDGPIVLKGIQTVADAKKAVEYGVQGIVVSNHGGRQQDGGIGSLDVLPEIVDAVGNDLEIIFDSGIRGGADIVKALALGAKMVLIGRPYVYGLAMAGKPGVGHVLRSILGDLSLTLHLSGITDIKKENLNRSVLRRVEY; encoded by the coding sequence atgcaaaccaacccaacaacctACGCCGCACACACCTTCGAAGCCGGCCTCCACGATCAAAAACCCACCATAACATTTCAGTCCGAGCAATGGGAGGCGCTCGCCGAAAAGGCCCTGCCAGCAACAAGCTTCGGATACGTCTGGGGGTCGGCAGGGCGGCGCGAAACCGACGAGCGCAACCTGACCGCATTCAAGAAATGGGCTCTCCTGCCCTCGAGGCTCGTTGAGACGAACCGGCTGCCGAATCTCAAGACGACGCTCTTCGGGCAGACGTATGATTACCCCGTTGCGATGGCGCCGGTGGGTGTGCAGAAGATTTTCCACCCGGATGGGGagttggcggcggcgcgcgcggcagaggaggaaggggttACGTACATTGTGAGCACGGCAGCGGCGACGAGTATGGAGGATATCGCCGCGGtgagggaggaagagggtggaggaggcgattTCAAACAGGGAGGGGATGGGACGAAGAGTCTGTCTGGACCAGAGTGGTATCAGCTTTACTGGCCGTCGAATGACCATCCCGAGATCACGGCGAGTTTGCTGACGAGGGCGAAGAATGCCGGGTATAAGGTGCTTGTTGTGACACTGGATACTTATATGCTGGGCTGGCGGCCGAGTGATTTGGATAATGGGTATAACCCGTTTCTCCGGAAGGACAATATCGGGGTGCAGATGGGCTTCTCGGATCCGGTGTACAGAGGCCATTTCAAGACGAAGTACGGCAAGGAGATTGAAGAGGATATGAGCACTGCCGCTGCAGAGTGGGCGCATATCATCTTCCCTGGGTCGAACCACTCGTGGAATGATATTCAGCATCTGCAGAGGCTGTGGGATGGCCCGATTGTGCTGAAGGGCATCCAGACTGTTGCcgatgcgaagaaggcagTTGAGTATGGAGTGCAGGGCATCGTTGTGTCCAACCACGGCGGACGCCAGCAGGATGGAGGCATTGGCTCATTGGATGTACTGCCGGAGATTGTGGATGCAGTCGGGAATGACCTCGAGATTATATTCGACTCTGGCATCCGCGGCGGAGCAGACATCGTCAAGGCGCTGGCACTGGGGGCGAAGATGGTCCTCATTGGCAGGCCGTATGTGTACGGACTGGCCATGGCAGGCAAGCCAGGAGTCGGGCATGTCCTGCGCTCCATCCTGGGGGATCTGTCTTTGACGCTGCATCTGTCTGGCATTACAGATATCAAAAAGGAAAACCTGAACCGGTCAGTCCTCCGGCGGGTCGAATATTAA
- a CDS encoding putative allergen Asp F4-like (COG:S;~EggNog:ENOG410PRRT;~InterPro:IPR038903;~SECRETED:SignalP(1-18);~go_component: GO:0005576 - extracellular region [Evidence IEA];~go_function: GO:0019863 - IgE binding [Evidence IEA]) — protein sequence MQWKSFVFLFAAAGSAVARSHGNHNHRHGARHQHDSNAVANHIHEEEPVTVTETAWACCTSSALSSSIPPAPATFIETSSTQTAIDTPTSTPTPTPTPEPTSEEPTSTETPTPTPEPETTSSSTSTVEPTSTEKPTSTEADHSLWTNTPSSGDFCLDGFGERTSQLITGNKDTYAGNVGTPWGSNMVEVSAEKAADYKYVVQFHGSKTDPLFVAIWNKIGPDMKMTGWYNKNAAIEFTLQPNEIRYVAFDENSQGSWGAAKGSSLPVDAYGGYSCTWGEFDLGSSKNNGWSGWDASIIQAEAARAAKALNQPEILGMKICAADGTNCSIIGRGGSIIKDAYAFAHRWIDGIGGKVPSGPVRMVAHLDYDE from the coding sequence ATGCAGTGGAAGTCATTCGTTTttctcttcgccgccgccggctcGGCTGTGGCCCGTTCTCACggcaaccacaaccaccgaCACGGCGCGCGCCACCAGCACGACAGCAATGCCGTTGCGAACCACATCCACGAGGAGGAGCCTGTTACCGTGACCGAGACCGCCTGGGCCTGCTGCACCAGCTCTGCCCTGTCCTCGTCCATCCCTCCCGCGCCCGCCACGTTCATCGAGACCTCGTCCACCCAGACTGCCATCGACACCCCTACCAGCACCCCAACTCCCACTCCTACTCCGGAGCCCACCTCTGAGGAGCCTACTTCGACCGAGACACCTACTCCCACCCCGGAGCCCGAGACCACCAGCTCGTCCACCTCGACTGTTGAGCCCACCAGCACTGAAAAGCCCACCAGCACTGAAGCCGACCACTCTCTGTGGACAAACACCCCCTCGTCCGGCGACTTCTGCCTCGATGGCTTCGGCGAGCGCACTTCGCAGCTCATCACCGGCAACAAGGACACCTACGCAGGCAACGTTGGCACCCCATGGGGTAGCAACATGGTCGAGGTCAGCGCCGAAAAGGCCGCCGACTACAAATACGTCGTCCAGTTCCACGGCAGCAAGACTGACCCTCTCTTTGTCGCCATCTGGAACAAGATCGGCCCTGACATGAAGATGACCGGTTGGTACAACAAGAACGCCGCCATCGAGTTTACCCTGCAGCCCAACGAGATCCGCTACGTCGCCTTCGACGAGAACTCCCAGGGCTCCTGGGGCGCCGCCAAGGGCAGCTCCCTCCCCGTCGACGCCTACGGCGGCTACTCCTGCACCTGGGGTGAGTTCGAcctcggcagcagcaagaacaacGGCTGGTCCGGCTGGGACGCGTCCATCATccaggctgaggctgctCGCGCCGCCAAGGCCCTCAACCAGCCCGAGATCCTGGGCATGAAAATCTGCGCCGCTGACGGCACCAACTGCTCCATCATCGGCAGGGGCGGCTCCATCATCAAGGACGCCTACGCCTTCGCGCACCGCTGGATCGACGGCATCGGTGGCAAGGTTCCTTCTGGTCCTGTGCGCATGGTCGCCCACCTTGACTACGACGAATAA
- a CDS encoding uncharacterized protein (COG:S;~EggNog:ENOG410PTDD), protein MVASEFLSRLFQRTPRRQRQRQQQQQREERPEQTATPTTRAPRGDPSVRINPVGYTARATFDSPGLKDSTCKVNGSPHDRYYLPTLPQEYRSLLASICEGSDQDTKDQEQHQAPNQQAKLNPQEQSPLFTKLPPEVRYIIYLHAFGGRRIHMDYDYGPQLYKYSRWSWWHRVCDDDAVCPVKEFVCPETAPAEGAMLQLGSSSWVKDGFEYRIDAVNWLRCCKIGYQESLPILYSSNTFVLSQGIDQPHRVTRLMPRDHLALLTSLCVEIDVYKICRRAPPNMDADFRDYYHGLFHLIRQRLPNLRGLSLSIAGIPSPPRTGVEWSDEGEGMWVGPWEELSRSRRWKRLEIAVPARWVEEFEGVGRRRDMNYGEKRYDLVQGLESFQKGW, encoded by the exons ATGGTGGCTTCTGAATTCCTCTCACGGCTTTTCCAGCGCACACCCCgtcgccagcgccagcgccagcaacaacagcagcgagAGGAGCGCCCTGAGCAaacagcaacaccaacaactCGAGCACCACGAGGAGACCCGTCAGTACGCATCAACCCAGTGGGGTACACGGCTCGCGCCACGTTCGATTCCCCAGGACTGAAAGACTCGACATGTAAAGTCAACGGTTCGCCACACGACCGTTACTACCTGCCCACGCTCCCACAGGAGTATCGCAGTCTACTCGCATCTATTTGCGAGGGTTCTGATCAGGACACTAAAGACCAAGAACAGCACCAAGCCCCCAACCAACAAGCAAAGTTAAATCCCCAAGAACAGAGCCCTCTCTTCACCAAGCTGCCCCCTGAAGTCCGGTACATCATCTACCTGCATGCCTTTGGGGGTCGCCGGATTCATATGGATTACGACTACGGGCCGCAGCTGTACAAATATAGTCGATGGAGCTGGTGGCATCGCGTCtgcgacgatgatgccgtCTGCCCCGTGAAGGAATTTGTTTGTCCGGAAACTGCGCCTGCGGAGGGCGCGATGCTCCAGCTTGGATCGAGCTCTTGGGTTAAAGACGGGTTTGAGTATCGGATCGATGCGGTGAATTGGTTGCGGTGTTGTAAGATTGG ATATCAAGAGTCTCTCCCGATTCTATACAGCTCCAACACATTCGTCCTCAGCCAGGGGATCGACCAGCCACACCGGGTGACGAGGTTAATGCCGCGCGACCACCTGGCGCTTTTAACGTCCCTTTGTGTTGAAATCGACGTGTACAAAATCTGCAGGCGCGCGCCGCCGAATATGGACGCGGACTTTCGGGACTACTATCATGGGCTTTTTCACTTGATTCGCCAGCGTCTGCCTAATCTGCGTGGGCTGTCGCTTTCGATAGCGGGTATACCGAGTCCGCCGAGGACAGGGGTTGAGTGGTCTgacgagggggaggggatgtGGGTTGGACCGTGGGAGGAGTTGAGTCGGAGTAGGAGGTGGAAGAGGTTGGAGATTGCGGTTCCGGCGCGTTGGgttgaggagtttgagggggttgggaggcggagggaTATGAATTATGGGGAGAAGAGGTATGATCTGGTACAAGGGCTGGAATCGTTTCAGAAGGGGTGGTAG
- a CDS encoding putative lipase/esterase (CAZy:CE10;~COG:V;~EggNog:ENOG410PUQN;~InterPro:IPR029058,IPR013094;~MEROPS:MER0034665;~PFAM:PF07859;~go_function: GO:0016787 - hydrolase activity [Evidence IEA]): MASINPEWNEFRKKNPDLRHDDDQRNDLFYASPAGQALANKVSVTNATIPARDEFQIPIRIYTAKGSRVCRGIVVFFHSGGFTGGSLETEDVSCRYMALNAPVTVISVEYRLSPAYKYPIPMNDGIDAFQYIASNVQQFIAQATEPVKLVLSGTSSGGHLAAIVSQNARNWFQMPQNGKLASQVQISGVLLRAPVTVNAVDGGTHVPPVYKILHQSWMMQYEGADLDRLSMTYNHDSLGVPANEKTSPEAYPLWGNLAGLPKTYIQICELDILRDDAVCYARGLQKAGVEVRQDFYEGLHHIFWIYGQDLGISKRAQDDCVRGLEWLLDNLEGGKDQVKHY, translated from the exons ATGGCTTCTATCAACCCAGAGTGGAATGAATTTCGCAAGAAGAACCCTGATCTCCGCCATGACGATGACCAGCGAAACGATCTTTTCTATGCAAGTCCAGCCGGTCAAGCTCTTGCTAACAAAGTCTCCGTAACGAATGCAACCATTCCAGCCCGTGACGAGTTCCAGATTCCTATTCGTATCTATACTGCCAAAGGGAGTAGAGTCTGTCGTGGAATtgtcgtcttcttccactccgGAGGTTTTACTGGTGGTTCCTTAGAGACAGAAGATG TCTCCTGTCGATACATGGCTCTCAATGCTCCAGTTACAGTGATCAGTGTAGAATACCGCCTGAGTCCAGCATACAAATACCCCATCCCGATGAACGACGGGATTGACGCATTTCAATACATCGCGAGCAACGTACAACAGTTCATCGCACAAGCAACTGAGCCTGTCAAGTTAGTTCTCAGCGGGACTTCCTCAGGAGGTCATCTAGCAGCAATCGTTTCCCAGAACGCACGCAACTGGTTCCAGATGCCTCAAAACGGGAAGCTGGCCAGCCAGGTCCAAATAAGCGGCGTCCTGCTCCGCGCCCCGGTGACCGTTAATGCAGTGGACGGTGGAACCCACGTTCCTCCCGTGTATAAAATCCTTCATCAATCCTGGATGATGCAGTACGAAGGGGCAGACTTGGACCGGCTGAGCATGACGTATAACCATG ATTCACTCGGCGTTCCTGCCAACGAGAAGACAAGCCCCGAGGCGTACCCTCTTTGGGGCAATCTTGCGGGCCTGCCAAAGACCTACATCCAGATCTGCGAGCTGGATATTCTCCGCGATGATGCAGTTTGCTACGCGCGCGGACTTCAAAAGGCTGGTGTTGAAGTCAGGCAGGACTTTTACGAG GGCCTCCATCATATCTTCTGGATATATGGCCAGGATTTGGGTATTTCAAAACGGGCGCAAGACGACTGCGTGCGGGGGCTGGAATGGTTACTTGATAACTTAGAAGGTGGTAAGGATCAAGTTAAGCATTACTAG
- the ergS gene encoding protein ergS (COG:S;~EggNog:ENOG410PQ7I;~InterPro:IPR024320;~PFAM:PF09924): MPQTTTKKQKMSPQTPANTARPRRKLLLADTIGQLLFQNRSSAIPHENAFNSHLSASTSGPLPRLSPTPTHVYQPPRRSSSSASTSSNTLTTESNRTTLDGTGDISAGSERSNSSSSHSPSSCRIVSLSGTVSEQDVERLATKYGLPSQMGLLDPSYRVFINDQGTAALSFKVLNKVAVIMGDPMCEPAQIPSLLKGFKHYRRRKRWGMSVLGATGELAQYASLSKKWTMIQFGNNRAFNPMTNDIIHETGGKRILTQNRQLLNPTKGGITLDIYAPSLHGTDFKLEAQLVAIYDSWRVARNTSGKLQAFITEYDPFLMPSLMTYIYTRDPTGAINGFTALRWLGAKGGYHVDPCIAAPGARKGISDLLLFASMSYARQLGISYLSVGYEPSESLGEVSGMPAPIARLTDRIYRYTYHHLTFGGKKAYFDKFKPDSKQDSPVYVIFPSRIPEPRPVVAVAHAANISIRRLLFDKAKS, encoded by the coding sequence ATGCCGCAAACCACcacgaagaagcagaagatgtCGCCGCAAACTCCGGCCAATACTGCGAGGCCGCGTAGGAAACTGCTGCTTGCTGATACAATTGGGCAATTACTGTTCCAGAATCGGTCCTCAGCAATTCCTCATGAGAACGCATTTAACAGCCACCTCTCGGCCTCGACAAGCGGGCCACTGCCGCGATTGTCGCCCACGCCAACGCATGTATATCAACCTCCCAGGCGCAGTTCTAGCAGCGCTAGCACGTCTTCTAACACACTCACGACCGAATCCAATAGAACAACACTTGATGGCACTGGCGATATCTCAGCGGGAAGCGAACGGAGTAACTCctccagcagccacagcccgTCATCATGCCGAATTGTCAGCTTAAGTGGCACAGTCTCTGAGCAAGATGTCGAACGACTTGCTACTAAGTACGGTCTTCCTTCTCAGATGGGGCTGCTAGATCCCAGCTATCGTGTCTTCATCAATGACCAAGGCACGGCCGCGCTCTCCTTCAAGGTTCTCAACAAGGTCGCCGTCATAATGGGCGATCCAATGTGCGAACCAGCTCAAATACCCAGTCTCCTCAAAGGCTTCAAGCACTACCGCCGGCGGAAACGCTGGGGCATGTCTGTCCTCGGTGCCACCGGAGAGCTGGCTCAATACGCATCACTAAGCAAGAAATGGACAATGATACAATTCGGCAACAACAGAGCCTTCAATCCAATGACAAACGATATAATCCACGAAACCGGCGGAAAACGTATACTCACTCAGAACCGACAACTCCTCAATCCCACCAAAGGCGGTATCACTCTAGACATCTACGCCCCGTCCCTCCACGGCACTGACTTCAAGCTGGAAGCCCAGCTTGTCGCAATCTACGATTCATGGCGCGTCGCCCGTAACACCAGCGGCAAACTCCAGGCGTTTATAACAGAATACGACCCGTTCTTAATGCCGTCGCTAATGACATACATCTATACTCGAGATCCCACGGGGGCAATCAACGGCTTCACGGCGCTGCGCTGGCTCGGCGCAAAGGGCGGCTACCACGTTGATCCCTGCATCGCTGCCCCTGGGGCGCGAAAGGGCATCAGcgaccttctcctctttgcATCTATGTCCTATGCACGACAACTAGGTATTTCGTATCTAAGCGTCGGCTACGAACCTTCCGAGTCCCTTGGTGAAGTATCCGGCATGCCCGCTCCCATTGCGCGCTTGACGGACCGGATTTATCGGTATACATATCACCATCTTACCTTTGGTGGGAAGAAGGCGTATTTTGACAAGTTCAAACCAGACAGTAAACAGGATTCTCCAGTTTATGTGATTTTTCCTTCCAGGATTCCTGAACCGCggcctgttgttgctgttgcacATGCGGCGAATATCAGTATCAGACGGCTGTTATTTGATAAAGCGAAGAGTTGA
- a CDS encoding uncharacterized protein (COG:S;~EggNog:ENOG410PKSY;~TransMembrane:5 (o111-133i204-224o259-279i325-349o369-393i)), with protein sequence MIISKDSGAKHKTRLDDMSASECYAAYDTTYQTKYGGVIMLSDDVETATRYDWATEEQVFTPFNSKYPHTWLCAEGAPCADDAANSKWAVWGYRVHSCLSERVPQLCKLQYSLPLTITVIAANLIKAIVLCYVSFSKGDAPLLTTGDAVASFLHKPDRSSVGSCLLSSKDVRDSYYSMETHLYKRLNYQGSRSRWYSAAQVRDWLSVILLWSIAIGICIFLIIYGEANDGKAIWAAKFGKTSSVDSSTLIKGDSWPTSLLANTIIANIPQLIFSLIYFLTNSLLTSMTLAAEWSRYAVLRRGLRVSWNPKAAQRQSYFLSLPYRYAVPLMASSATLHWLISQSIFLVGVDAYDPDWTHNASLDVMTCGYTPVAIVSAISVGGAMLLSIMALALRRLDSAMVVAGSCSLAIAAACHPKHDPNLQNEAHQVDSVHPPEVDMAYLPVKWGAVAVDGDVGHCTFTSEEVEMPQAGRFYQ encoded by the exons ATGATAATTTCCAAAGACTCTGGAGCAAAGCACAAAACCAGACTCGACGATATGAGCGCGAGCGAGTGCTACGCTGCCTATGACACGACATATCAAACCAAGTACGGGGGCGTGATCATGCTTTCGGACGACGTGGAGACGGCCACCCGTTATGACTGGGCTACAGAGGAACAAGTTTTCACGCCCTTCAACAGCAAATATCCGCATACCTGGCTGTGTGCCGAAGGCGCTCCCTGCGCCGACGACGCGGCGAACAGCAAATGGGCGGTTTGGGGGTATCGCGTGCACTCGTGCCTGAGTGAGCGCGTACCCCAGCTCTGCAAGCTGCAGTATTCTCTGCCACTCACTATCACGGTGATTGCCGCCAACCTCATCAAGGCGATAGTCCTGTGCTATGTGTCTTTCAGCAAAGGCGATGCTCCCCTGCTAACAACGGGCGACGCGGTCGCCTCGTTTCTCCACAAACCTGACCGGTCCAGCGTGGGCAGTTGCTTGCTATCGTCAAAGGACGTAAGAGACTCATACTACTCAATGGAGACGCATCTCTACAAGCGATTAAACTATCAGGGTAGTCGATCCAGATGGTATTCGGCCGCCCAGGTGCGCGACTGGCTATCGGTCATACTACT CTGGAGCATCGCAATCGGCATCTGCATATTCCTCATAATCTACGGCGAGGCCAACGACGGCAAAGCGATCTGGGCCGCCAAATTCGGCAAAACGTCGAGCGTGGACTCCAGCACTCTAATCAAGGGCGACTCCTGGCCAACAAGCCTGCTCGCAAACACAATCATCGCCAACATCCCGCAGCTCATCTTCTCCCTGATCTACTTCCTAACTAACAGCCTGCTCACCAGCATGACGCTCGCAGCCGAGTGGAGCCGGTATGCCGTCCTACGCAGGGGCCTCCGCGTGTCCTGGAATCCCAAAGCTGCCCAGCGCCAAAGCTATTTCCTGTCCCTGCCATACCGCTATGCTGTCCCGCTCATGGCCTCGTCCGCGACCCTGCACTGGCTGATCTCCCAAAGCATATTCCTCGTCGGTGTCGATGCCTACGATCCGGACTGGACGCACAATGCGAGTCTCGATGTTATGACCTGCGGGTACACGCCAGTCGCCATTGTAAGCGCCATCTCTGTTGGCGGCGCGATGCTCCTGAGTATTATGGCCCTGGCGCTGCGCCGGCTGGActcggccatggtggttgCCGGCAGCTGTAGCTTGGCTATCGCTGCTGCCTGTCACCCGAAACATGACCCGAACTTGCAAAACGAGGCACATCAGGTCGATAGTGTTCATCCCCCTGAGGTGGATATGGCGTATTTGCCTGTCAAGTGgggtgctgttgctgtcgatGGCGACGTGGGTCACTGTACGTTTACAtcggaggaggttgagatgcCGCAGGCTGGGCGGTTTTATCAGTGA